A single region of the Tachyglossus aculeatus isolate mTacAcu1 chromosome X1, mTacAcu1.pri, whole genome shotgun sequence genome encodes:
- the RBM22 gene encoding pre-mRNA-splicing factor RBM22 yields the protein MATSLGSNTYNRQNWEDADFPILCQTCLGENPYIRMTKEKYGKECKICARPFTVFRWCPGVRMRFKKTEVCQTCSKLKNVCQTCLLDLEYGLPIQVRDAGLSFKDDIPKSDVNKEYYTQNMEREISNSDGTRPVGALGKATSTSDMLLKLARTTPYYKRNRPHICSFWVKGECKRGEECPYRHEKPTDPDDPLADQNIKDRYYGINDPVADKLLKRASTMPRLDPPDDKSITTLYVGGLGDTITETDLRNHFYQFGEIRTITVVQRQQCAFIQFATRQAAEVAAEKSFNKLIVNGRRLNVKWGRSQAARGKEKDKEGSTDSGIKLEPVPGLPGALPPPPAAEEEASANYFNLPPSGPPAVVNIALPPPPGIAPPPPPGFGPHGFHPMGPPPPFMRAPGPIHYPSQDPQRMGAHAGKHNSP from the exons ACCAAAGAGAAATATGGAAAAGAATGCAAG ATCTGTGCCAGGCCTTTCACGGTATTTCGCTGGTGCCCGGGTGTCCGCATGCGTTTCAAGAAGACGGAAGTGTGCCAGACCTGCAGCAAGCTCAAAAACGTCTGCCAGACCTGCCTCTTGGACTTGGAGTACG GCTTGCCCATTCAGGTCCGTGATGCAGGCCTGTCCTTTAAAGATGACATTCCAAAGTCCGACGTCAACAAAGAGTATTACACCCAGAATATGGAGCGAGAG ATTTCAAATTCTGACGGCACCCGGCCAGTTGGGGCCCTTGGGAAGGCTACATCTACCAGTGACATGCTGCTGAAACTGGCTCGCACCACCCCCTACTACAAACGGAACCGTCCACACATCTGTTCCTTCTGGGTGAAAGGGGAGTGTAAGAGAGGAGAAGAGTGCCCATACAG GCACGAGAAACCTACGGACCCAGACGACCCCCTCGCCGACCAGAACATCAAAGACCGGTACTATGGTATCAACGACCCCGTGGCCGATAAGCTTCTGAAACGAGCGTCGACGATGCCTCGCTTGGACCCGCCAGACGACAAGAGCATCACCACGCTGTATGTCGGCGGCCTGGGGGACACCATCACGGAGACGGACCTCAG AAATCATTTCTACCAGTTTGGCGAGATCCGGACAATAACTGTTGTACAGAGGCAGCAGTGCGCTTTCATCCAGTTTGCCACGAGGCAAGCCGCGGAAGTGGCCGCCGAGAAGTCCTTCAATAAGCTGATCGTCAACGGGCGCCGGTTGAACGTCAAGTGGGGACG TTCCCAGGCagccagaggcaaagagaaggataAGGAAGGCTCTACGGATTCTGGAATAAAGCTGGAGCCCGTTCCAGGACTGCCTGGAG ctctccctcctcctccggcgGCCGAAGAAGAAGCGTCAGCCAATTATTTCAACCTGCCTCCCAGCGGCCCTCCTGCGGTGGTCAACATTGCGCTGCCGCCGCCTCCTGGGAttgcacccccacccccgccag GGTTCGGGCCTCACGGGTTCCACCCGATGGGCCCTCCGCCGCCCTTCATGCGAGCCCCGGGACCCATCCACTACCCGTCTCAAGACCCCCAGAGGATGGGGGCTCACGCGGGAAAGCACAACAGCCCCTAG